One genomic segment of Pseudomonadota bacterium includes these proteins:
- a CDS encoding BadF/BadG/BcrA/BcrD ATPase family protein, giving the protein MFLGVDGGGTKTAFVLIDARGDIRASHVTGSVSHLSEGVERATALLLEGIRTVLARGATATAQVDFAFFGLSSYGEDSAVTARLDAMPSAMLDPRRFRCGNDMLGSWAGSLACADGISVIAGTGSMAYGEHAGRSARAGGWGELIGDEGSAYWIAREGMSLFSRMSDGRAPRGPLHALVRERLCIDDDLDLCARIYGADAQSRGAFAQFARLVHEAAERADPGARAIFLRAAAELVGAVRAVRRAIEAPAALSVPVSYSGGAFAGSPWLVDAFNLALAGEPVPYECRTPVFPPVVGAALYAARLAGTPLSAVALARLREQCAGAALPA; this is encoded by the coding sequence ATGTTCCTCGGCGTTGACGGCGGCGGAACGAAAACTGCGTTCGTGCTGATCGACGCACGGGGCGACATCCGTGCCAGCCACGTGACCGGCAGCGTCAGTCACCTTTCCGAGGGCGTCGAGCGCGCCACGGCCTTGCTGCTCGAGGGTATTCGCACCGTTCTCGCGCGCGGTGCCACGGCCACCGCGCAGGTCGATTTCGCGTTCTTCGGGTTGAGCTCGTACGGCGAGGACAGCGCGGTGACCGCGCGCCTCGATGCCATGCCCAGCGCCATGCTCGATCCGCGCCGCTTCCGTTGCGGCAACGACATGCTGGGTAGTTGGGCCGGCTCGCTCGCCTGCGCGGACGGGATCAGCGTCATCGCCGGGACTGGCTCGATGGCGTACGGCGAACATGCCGGGCGCAGCGCGCGCGCGGGCGGCTGGGGCGAACTGATCGGAGATGAGGGTTCGGCGTACTGGATCGCGCGCGAGGGGATGAGCCTGTTCTCGCGCATGAGCGATGGGCGCGCGCCGCGCGGACCGCTGCATGCACTGGTGCGCGAGCGGCTGTGTATCGACGACGATCTCGACCTGTGCGCGCGTATCTACGGTGCCGATGCGCAGAGCCGCGGCGCATTCGCGCAGTTCGCGCGGCTGGTGCACGAGGCCGCGGAGCGCGCCGACCCCGGCGCGCGCGCGATTTTCCTGCGCGCGGCCGCCGAGCTGGTCGGCGCGGTGCGGGCGGTGCGCCGCGCCATCGAGGCGCCGGCCGCGCTTTCGGTACCCGTGTCGTATTCCGGCGGGGCGTTCGCCGGGTCGCCGTGGCTGGTCGATGCGTTCAATCTGGCGCTGGCGGGTGAGCCGGTTCCGTACGAATGCCGCACGCCGGTGTTTCCGCCGGTGGTGGGCGCGGCGTTGTACGCGGCGCGGCTCGCGGGTACGCCGCTCAGCGCAGTGGCGTTGGCGCGGCTGCGCGAGCAGTGCGCTGGTGCGGCGTTGCCTGCCTGA